In one window of Methanoculleus chikugoensis DNA:
- a CDS encoding DUF447 domain-containing protein, with protein MAVGLLTEGISEVIATTDHNAAPMGIINRNGSLHMVLFRGSHTARNIVRDRWVVANFVFDPVIYVRTAFDDLPMDAFVSEDIDGTAVCRLRDAEAWAAFAADVERSGDESIVVRLSPLKEEVLGPRLHPVNRGFASIVEATVHATRYVKSRDPWLGRLIEHHSALARKCGGAREREALELLERYIADLTRE; from the coding sequence ATGGCAGTGGGACTGCTGACCGAGGGGATCAGCGAGGTGATCGCGACCACCGACCACAACGCCGCTCCCATGGGGATCATCAACCGGAACGGCTCCCTGCACATGGTCCTCTTCCGCGGCAGCCACACTGCGAGAAACATCGTCCGGGACCGATGGGTGGTGGCGAACTTCGTCTTCGATCCGGTGATCTACGTCCGGACTGCGTTCGACGACCTTCCAATGGATGCATTCGTCTCCGAAGATATCGACGGGACGGCCGTCTGCCGCCTCCGCGACGCGGAGGCCTGGGCCGCGTTTGCCGCCGACGTGGAGCGGTCGGGCGACGAGTCGATCGTCGTGCGGCTCAGCCCCTTGAAAGAGGAGGTGCTCGGTCCCCGGCTGCACCCGGTGAACCGCGGGTTTGCGAGCATCGTGGAGGCTACGGTTCATGCCACCCGCTACGTTAAGAGCCGCGACCCGTGGCTCGGGCGGCTGATCGAGCACCACAGCGCCCTCGCCCGGAAGTGCGGCGGCGCCCGGGAACGGGAAGCGCTCGAACTCCTCGAGCGGTATATCGCCGACCTGACCCGCGAGTGA
- a CDS encoding triphosphoribosyl-dephospho-CoA synthase, protein MKKNPPMNRAERAQMAMMLEVSAYPKPGNVDRCHDYSDTRLEHFLASTILARPVFDKAEKTGGRVGSLIREAVMRTNGHSGGNTHFGAFILLIPLVLGGDIDGAQRVVAATGVEDAVEFYAAFGLTSVRMAESDDLDVNDPASVAAIRERGMTLADVMAYSAPRDMVAREWTNGFALTRRCADLLHAHGCGRASVVAAFLDLLATEPDTFIAKKHGEAVAERTVRCAAEVLDGRRDLAAFDAECVAGGVNPGSIADITIAGIYVALGEGWQWDC, encoded by the coding sequence ATGAAGAAGAATCCGCCGATGAATCGAGCTGAACGTGCGCAGATGGCGATGATGCTCGAGGTCTCCGCCTACCCGAAACCCGGGAACGTGGACCGGTGCCACGACTACTCGGATACCCGTCTCGAGCACTTCCTCGCTTCGACGATCCTCGCCCGCCCGGTCTTCGATAAAGCCGAGAAGACCGGCGGCCGGGTCGGGAGCCTCATCCGGGAGGCGGTCATGCGCACGAACGGGCATTCCGGGGGGAATACCCATTTCGGAGCGTTCATCCTCCTCATCCCCCTCGTCCTCGGGGGAGATATCGACGGGGCGCAGAGAGTCGTCGCCGCAACCGGCGTCGAGGACGCGGTCGAGTTCTACGCGGCGTTCGGCCTCACGAGCGTCCGGATGGCGGAGAGCGACGATCTGGACGTGAACGATCCGGCCTCGGTCGCCGCCATCCGGGAGCGGGGGATGACGCTTGCCGACGTCATGGCCTACTCGGCGCCCCGGGACATGGTCGCACGGGAATGGACGAACGGGTTCGCCCTGACCCGCCGGTGCGCCGACCTGCTTCACGCGCACGGGTGCGGCAGGGCGTCGGTCGTCGCGGCGTTCCTCGATCTCCTTGCCACAGAGCCGGACACCTTCATCGCGAAGAAGCACGGGGAGGCCGTGGCGGAGAGGACGGTGCGGTGTGCGGCCGAGGTGCTCGACGGGAGGCGGGACCTTGCCGCCTTCGATGCCGAGTGCGTCGCCGGCGGGGTCAATCCGGGCTCGATCGCCGACATCACCATCGCCGGGATATACGTGGCGCTCGGGGAGGGATGGCAGTGGGACTGCTGA
- a CDS encoding fasciclin domain-containing protein, protein MKSIIETLEDSESLGTFLDLIRIAGMEPMLRERGPFTVFVPTDEAFSRVPKDRMDEIRQDADKLLLIVSYHVVPGQLTSEDLRSIAAVRSTLGTDLVIRSSDRGITVNSVPIVEADAFCTNGICHAIASALVPPTLEIVAP, encoded by the coding sequence ATGAAGAGTATCATCGAAACCCTGGAGGATTCCGAGAGCCTTGGAACGTTTCTCGATCTGATCCGGATTGCCGGCATGGAACCGATGCTCCGCGAGAGGGGGCCGTTCACGGTCTTCGTCCCGACGGACGAGGCGTTTTCGAGGGTTCCGAAGGATCGGATGGACGAGATCCGGCAGGATGCGGATAAACTCCTCCTCATCGTGAGTTACCACGTCGTGCCGGGGCAGTTGACCTCGGAGGATCTCCGGAGCATCGCCGCCGTCCGGTCGACCCTCGGGACGGATCTCGTCATACGGTCGTCCGATAGGGGGATCACCGTCAACAGCGTCCCTATCGTTGAAGCAGATGCGTTCTGCACGAACGGGATCTGCCACGCGATAGCGTCGGCGCTTGTCCCGCCGACGCTGGAGATCGTCGCCCCCTGA
- a CDS encoding methanogenesis marker 9 domain-containing protein, whose translation MMEAYDRFELLINDRIVKTPVAIASMAGIVDAAYVLERADHVGAAFIGGYSIDAPTLEASRRMAGEGRKEFLYDDPLEALGREIDALKQSDVVTGLNLRGSTPASFAGVARAFEDAVVYEIDAHCRQPAMLKIGCGEYLLRHPAKLVEIVRALKAEDVTVSVKIRAGIAADDAALARTVWKAGADILHVDLMDFGHNKVRQIRNASPLTLIANNSITTFDKAMDAFSHGADLVSLARKSDPWTLAGLDAAIARSAEEGGWYNAPKQLCRGGDIRALAFCCMPVKACPLLPALERIGLSRDDYLKFKQEAVKETPIEDGKSTCFGSLAWCCKISSPCMFRNMTLEKKGLSAREYMRCKHHLAEKIMHRIFDEEESADESS comes from the coding sequence ATGATGGAAGCATATGATCGTTTTGAACTTCTCATAAACGATCGGATCGTGAAAACACCGGTGGCGATAGCATCCATGGCCGGGATCGTGGATGCGGCATACGTTCTTGAGCGGGCCGATCACGTCGGGGCGGCGTTCATCGGTGGCTACTCCATCGACGCCCCTACCCTCGAGGCAAGCCGGCGGATGGCCGGGGAGGGGCGCAAAGAGTTCTTGTACGACGACCCTCTCGAAGCGCTGGGCCGTGAGATCGACGCCCTGAAACAGAGCGACGTCGTTACGGGCCTCAACCTCCGCGGGAGCACGCCCGCTTCCTTCGCCGGGGTCGCCCGGGCGTTCGAGGACGCAGTGGTCTACGAGATCGACGCCCACTGCAGGCAGCCGGCGATGCTAAAGATCGGTTGCGGCGAGTATCTCCTCCGGCACCCGGCGAAGCTCGTCGAGATCGTCCGGGCGCTGAAAGCCGAAGACGTGACCGTCTCGGTGAAGATCCGGGCCGGTATTGCTGCGGACGACGCAGCTCTCGCCCGGACCGTCTGGAAGGCGGGAGCGGATATCCTTCACGTCGACCTGATGGACTTCGGGCACAACAAAGTCCGCCAGATCCGCAACGCCTCTCCCCTGACGCTGATCGCGAACAACTCCATCACCACCTTCGATAAAGCGATGGACGCCTTCTCCCACGGGGCCGACCTCGTCTCGCTCGCCCGGAAGTCCGACCCCTGGACGCTTGCCGGCCTCGATGCCGCCATCGCCCGGTCGGCCGAGGAGGGCGGCTGGTACAACGCCCCGAAACAGCTCTGCCGCGGCGGCGATATCAGGGCGCTTGCCTTCTGCTGCATGCCGGTGAAGGCCTGTCCGCTCCTCCCGGCCCTCGAGAGGATCGGGCTCTCCCGCGACGACTACCTGAAGTTCAAGCAGGAGGCGGTGAAGGAGACCCCGATCGAAGACGGGAAGAGCACCTGTTTCGGGAGCCTCGCCTGGTGCTGCAAGATCAGTTCTCCCTGCATGTTCCGCAACATGACGCTTGAGAAGAAAGGCCTCTCTGCGCGGGAGTACATGCGGTGCAAGCACCACCTCGCCGAGAAGATCATGCACAGGATATTCGATGAAGAAGAATCCGCCGATGAATCGAGCTGA
- the cfbB gene encoding Ni-sirohydrochlorin a,c-diamide synthase produces MKSFLVAGDRSGSGKTSITLALSALLSTDRAVQTFKVGMDYIDPSYLAGVTGRPCRNLDGYVMSPDEVRAVYAHGCRGADVAVVEGVRGLFEGAEALTDLGSTAAIAKQLDLPVVLVVNARSITRSAAAIVKGFQAFDPDVDIRGVILNNVTGTRHREKAVRAIEHYCGIPVVGVIPRTEEMELAMRHLGLVPYREGQEHGEFLTRIETVKRMIADHVDLDGLLALAREGEPPAEESSVYAAVEPDVRIGVALDEAFNFYYADLFDILSSCGAEAVPFSPVHDRLPEADGYILGGGYPELFGAELEANTAMREGLREVSRNGTPIYAECGGLIYLTDRMVLAPGFAGSGEEETYELAGVFKGTTRMPARRMLGYVVGTSAAGSPVGEAAFRGHEFHYSSVDLAPETRFAYRLSRGSGIRDGLDGAIRDRTIGSYTHLHPVTSRGMLAHFVDCCRG; encoded by the coding sequence ATGAAGTCCTTCCTCGTCGCCGGCGACCGCTCCGGGAGCGGGAAGACGAGCATCACTCTCGCGCTCTCGGCCCTCCTCTCGACCGACCGGGCCGTCCAGACCTTCAAGGTGGGGATGGACTACATCGACCCCTCCTACCTTGCCGGGGTGACGGGCCGGCCCTGCCGGAACCTGGACGGCTACGTGATGAGCCCGGACGAGGTCCGGGCGGTCTATGCCCACGGGTGCCGGGGAGCGGATGTCGCCGTCGTCGAGGGGGTGCGGGGGCTCTTCGAGGGCGCAGAGGCGCTCACCGACCTCGGGAGCACGGCCGCGATCGCGAAGCAACTCGATCTTCCCGTGGTTCTGGTCGTCAACGCCCGGAGCATCACCCGGAGCGCGGCGGCGATCGTGAAGGGCTTCCAGGCCTTCGACCCGGACGTCGATATCCGGGGGGTGATCCTGAACAACGTCACCGGAACCCGCCACCGGGAGAAGGCCGTCCGTGCGATCGAGCACTACTGCGGCATCCCGGTCGTGGGGGTCATCCCCCGCACGGAGGAGATGGAACTTGCCATGCGCCACCTCGGCCTCGTCCCCTACCGGGAAGGGCAGGAGCACGGGGAGTTCCTCACCCGGATCGAGACGGTGAAGCGGATGATCGCCGATCACGTCGACCTGGACGGACTGCTCGCGCTCGCACGGGAGGGCGAGCCGCCGGCGGAGGAGAGTTCCGTCTACGCGGCTGTCGAGCCGGACGTCCGGATCGGCGTTGCGCTCGATGAGGCGTTCAACTTCTACTATGCCGATCTCTTCGATATCCTCTCGTCGTGCGGGGCGGAGGCGGTTCCGTTCTCCCCGGTCCACGATCGCCTGCCGGAGGCCGACGGCTACATCCTCGGCGGCGGCTACCCGGAACTCTTCGGCGCGGAACTCGAGGCGAACACCGCGATGCGGGAGGGGCTCCGGGAGGTCTCGCGGAACGGGACGCCCATCTACGCGGAGTGCGGGGGGCTGATCTACCTCACCGACCGGATGGTCCTCGCGCCGGGGTTTGCGGGGTCGGGAGAGGAGGAGACCTACGAACTCGCCGGGGTCTTTAAGGGCACAACGAGGATGCCAGCCCGCCGGATGCTCGGCTACGTCGTCGGGACGAGCGCGGCGGGAAGCCCCGTGGGCGAGGCGGCGTTCCGCGGCCACGAGTTCCACTACAGCAGCGTCGACCTCGCGCCGGAGACGCGCTTCGCCTACCGGCTGAGCCGGGGGAGCGGGATCCGGGACGGGCTCGACGGTGCGATCCGGGACCGGACGATCGGGAGTTACACGCACCTCCACCCGGTGACGAGCAGGGGTATGCTCGCGCACTTTGTGGACTGTTGCCGGGGCTGA
- the cfbD gene encoding Ni-sirohydrochlorin a,c-diamide reductive cyclase catalytic subunit, with protein sequence MDYIQPRPSSIVAALYTARDLGVDVAILHGPSGCSFKHARLLEEDGMRVLTTSLADNEFIFGGHDPLVRVLRYAQETFSPRRMAVVGTCVSMIIGEDLQSAIHDAGVETPAIAVDIHAGFRENIDGVLATLEPAADAGWISADELERQRYLLAKANEVERLRGAASRAYIEPERGDLKHVAAKRLVELADSGATGVAIMNAKKETAYMFADELIALHDACPDAAVTYVANLEDRGLPKVREDAGRILAGMRERGVDPELLGALDEYGANGTAIGERLREINPDFALIVGVPHAVPPEYTEGIEVFSITNGPRQVAPLREMGHRHVMVEIDLHPKTLGVRDIVASEFGEVLRSMR encoded by the coding sequence ATGGACTACATTCAACCAAGACCGAGTTCTATCGTCGCGGCGCTGTATACCGCCCGCGACCTGGGGGTGGACGTGGCGATCCTCCACGGCCCGTCGGGCTGCTCGTTCAAGCACGCCCGTCTCCTCGAAGAGGACGGCATGCGGGTGCTGACGACGTCGCTTGCCGACAACGAGTTCATCTTCGGCGGGCACGATCCGCTGGTGCGGGTGCTCCGCTACGCACAGGAGACGTTTTCGCCCCGCCGGATGGCGGTCGTCGGGACGTGTGTCTCGATGATCATCGGGGAAGACCTCCAGTCCGCAATCCACGACGCGGGGGTCGAGACCCCGGCGATCGCCGTGGATATCCACGCGGGGTTCCGGGAGAACATCGACGGGGTGCTTGCGACGCTCGAGCCCGCGGCCGATGCCGGCTGGATCAGCGCCGACGAACTTGAACGGCAGCGCTACCTTTTAGCGAAGGCAAACGAGGTCGAGCGGCTGCGGGGAGCGGCCTCCCGGGCCTATATCGAGCCCGAACGCGGCGACCTCAAGCACGTCGCGGCGAAACGTCTCGTCGAACTCGCCGACTCCGGCGCTACGGGGGTCGCCATCATGAACGCGAAGAAAGAGACCGCTTACATGTTCGCCGACGAACTCATCGCGCTCCACGACGCCTGCCCGGACGCCGCGGTCACCTACGTCGCGAACCTCGAAGACCGCGGTCTCCCGAAGGTCAGGGAGGACGCCGGGCGGATCCTCGCCGGCATGCGGGAGCGCGGGGTCGACCCCGAACTCCTCGGGGCGCTCGACGAGTACGGGGCGAACGGGACCGCGATCGGGGAGCGGCTCCGGGAGATCAACCCCGACTTCGCCCTCATCGTCGGGGTTCCGCACGCCGTCCCGCCGGAGTACACGGAAGGCATCGAGGTCTTCTCGATCACGAACGGCCCCCGGCAGGTGGCGCCGCTCCGTGAGATGGGGCACCGGCACGTCATGGTCGAGATCGACCTGCACCCGAAGACCCTCGGCGTCCGGGATATCGTCGCAAGCGAGTTCGGGGAAGTCCTCCGGAGCATGCGATGA
- a CDS encoding Holliday junction resolvase, whose protein sequence is MANFEREITHCINRFFTHRQIHGFAYRLKQSKFNTQYVDVLVDSLDPRYYLAIECKSISGKKIYFSQHFHFDKNNVHQIDAISEFIRKTGRRGFLAVEFRFGAGRAKEAYLMPWDTVLGYYGNVPGISLDDFRLCCALDRSGEEYDLPGLDTNQYPLSPPTDGEV, encoded by the coding sequence ATGGCAAACTTCGAACGGGAGATCACCCACTGCATCAACCGATTCTTCACGCATCGGCAGATCCACGGGTTCGCCTACCGGCTCAAGCAGAGCAAATTCAATACCCAGTACGTCGACGTCCTCGTGGACTCCCTCGACCCCCGCTACTACCTGGCCATCGAGTGCAAGTCGATATCGGGCAAGAAGATCTACTTCTCCCAGCACTTTCACTTCGACAAGAACAACGTCCACCAGATCGATGCAATCTCCGAGTTCATCAGAAAGACCGGCCGCCGGGGGTTCCTTGCCGTGGAGTTCCGGTTCGGTGCGGGGAGGGCGAAGGAGGCGTACCTCATGCCCTGGGACACGGTGCTCGGCTACTACGGGAACGTCCCGGGTATCTCGCTGGACGATTTCCGGCTCTGTTGTGCGCTCGACCGATCCGGTGAGGAGTACGACCTGCCGGGACTCGATACAAATCAATATCCTCTCTCACCGCCAACTGATGGAGAAGTATGA
- a CDS encoding fasciclin domain-containing protein: MKSIFETAREDGRLSTSVAMLQAGGMAETLREEGEYTALFPTNEAYSGFSREVLDSITTDRERLSGMILYHVIQGKLTIHDLSRMEAIRTLQGDHLDITGPPGAIRLNDATVIQPDVECTNGIYHVIDRVLLPRVVEARVKR, encoded by the coding sequence ATGAAGAGTATCTTTGAGACGGCCCGGGAAGACGGCCGGCTGAGCACCTCCGTTGCGATGCTGCAGGCCGGAGGGATGGCGGAGACGCTCCGGGAAGAGGGAGAGTATACTGCGTTGTTCCCAACAAATGAGGCGTATTCCGGCTTCTCCCGGGAGGTGCTGGACTCCATCACGACCGATCGGGAGCGGCTTTCCGGTATGATCCTGTACCATGTGATCCAGGGCAAACTCACCATACACGATCTCTCACGGATGGAGGCGATCAGGACGCTGCAGGGCGACCATCTGGACATCACCGGCCCTCCCGGCGCGATACGGTTGAACGATGCCACCGTCATCCAGCCCGACGTCGAGTGCACGAACGGCATCTACCACGTCATCGACAGGGTGCTCCTGCCGCGCGTGGTCGAGGCGCGGGTGAAGAGATAG
- a CDS encoding fasciclin domain-containing protein — MKNILATLRDSGSFDVFLDLVRAAGMEERFESEGPYTLFVPDDDVFREIPRPELEAILRNADRLGAILNYHIVPGVHSMIDLLGIGTLRSLQGDDLTVAVVPEGVLVNGAMVVESDAWCTNGICHAVSALLLPPVARTVAARG, encoded by the coding sequence ATGAAAAATATTCTCGCGACCCTGCGTGACTCGGGTTCGTTCGACGTCTTTCTCGACCTCGTACGGGCGGCCGGTATGGAGGAGCGGTTCGAGAGCGAAGGGCCGTATACGCTCTTTGTCCCGGACGACGATGTCTTCCGGGAGATCCCCCGGCCCGAACTCGAGGCCATTCTCCGGAACGCCGACCGGCTCGGCGCTATCCTGAACTACCATATCGTCCCCGGGGTGCACTCCATGATCGATCTCCTCGGCATAGGGACGCTCCGGTCGCTCCAGGGTGATGACCTGACCGTGGCGGTTGTGCCGGAGGGGGTGCTGGTCAACGGCGCAATGGTCGTGGAGTCCGATGCGTGGTGCACCAACGGGATCTGCCACGCGGTCTCCGCACTGCTCCTGCCGCCCGTCGCAAGAACGGTCGCCGCACGCGGGTAG
- the cfbE gene encoding coenzyme F430 synthase, whose amino-acid sequence MRILVLDTIHGGAELAGALRGAGHQVDEVDVYRGQAGIPIEEALGRTYDLVTAPVHLDPDHPLLRRHGPAVSHHEMVKRVLDGGRLPHPFIEITGARGKTTTAHALAALLPGPGVLHTSTGTYRYPERELLWKKSITPASLIPAVREAERIGGWLVAEESLGVAAAGDVAVLTSAEDYPVAAGKKSAIAEKCRLLSRARTVVLPPGIDLPGTVAADSMVSFEGRTCRYAGNGIAGSFENPLSTLPGYRTPLALAAATACVLGVDPAPLGRFAALPGRMAARREGEILIVDNANSGTNMMTTIEAARYARELSGGAPLTLVIGEEARAICEGFSRNEILRTVSTVAPAETVYVGEGHPAATLEEGLDAARTLTPAGAIVLAVKTWR is encoded by the coding sequence ATGCGAATCCTGGTGCTGGATACCATCCACGGCGGGGCGGAACTCGCCGGAGCACTCCGTGGTGCCGGCCACCAGGTGGACGAGGTGGACGTCTACCGGGGGCAGGCCGGCATCCCCATCGAGGAGGCGCTCGGCCGGACCTACGATCTCGTCACCGCACCGGTCCACCTCGATCCCGATCACCCGCTTCTGCGACGCCACGGCCCCGCAGTCTCGCATCACGAGATGGTGAAGCGGGTTCTCGACGGCGGCCGGCTCCCGCACCCCTTCATCGAGATCACCGGGGCGCGGGGGAAGACCACGACCGCCCACGCCCTCGCGGCGCTCCTGCCGGGGCCCGGCGTCCTGCACACCTCGACCGGGACCTACCGCTACCCGGAGCGGGAGCTGCTCTGGAAGAAGAGCATCACGCCCGCTTCCCTGATCCCGGCGGTGCGCGAGGCGGAACGGATCGGCGGCTGGCTGGTCGCCGAGGAGTCGCTCGGGGTCGCCGCCGCCGGGGACGTGGCGGTGCTGACCTCGGCCGAGGACTACCCGGTCGCGGCGGGGAAGAAGAGCGCGATCGCGGAGAAGTGCCGGCTGCTCTCCCGGGCGCGTACGGTCGTGCTCCCGCCGGGAATCGATCTGCCGGGGACGGTCGCGGCCGACAGCATGGTATCCTTCGAGGGGCGGACCTGCCGCTATGCCGGGAACGGGATTGCCGGGTCGTTTGAGAACCCGCTCTCTACCCTTCCGGGCTACCGGACGCCGCTCGCGCTCGCGGCCGCGACCGCCTGCGTGCTCGGGGTCGACCCCGCCCCTCTCGGGCGGTTCGCCGCCCTGCCCGGCCGGATGGCGGCCCGGCGGGAGGGGGAGATCCTGATCGTCGACAACGCAAACAGCGGGACGAACATGATGACCACCATTGAAGCCGCCCGCTACGCGAGGGAACTCTCCGGCGGCGCACCGCTGACCCTCGTCATCGGCGAGGAGGCACGGGCGATCTGCGAGGGGTTCTCCAGGAACGAGATCCTGCGGACGGTGTCGACCGTCGCTCCTGCGGAGACGGTCTACGTCGGGGAGGGGCACCCGGCGGCGACGCTTGAGGAGGGGCTCGACGCCGCCCGAACGCTCACCCCGGCGGGCGCGATCGTCCTCGCGGTAAAGACGTGGAGATAA
- the cfbA gene encoding sirohydrochlorin nickelochelatase, whose translation MTMKGMLLVGHGSKLPYNKELIETTAKLIAEKTNDYIVKPGFMSLNTPTVEEQLEAFRSEKIEMLVVVPLFLAKGVHINQDIPEILGLPKGERRGTFQLNGKAVPLVYANPIGSDPLLAELMLKNASDAIAELKS comes from the coding sequence ATGACTATGAAAGGCATGTTACTGGTCGGACACGGGAGCAAGCTCCCCTACAATAAGGAACTCATCGAGACCACCGCAAAACTCATCGCCGAGAAGACGAACGATTACATCGTCAAACCCGGATTCATGAGCCTCAACACCCCGACGGTGGAGGAGCAACTCGAGGCGTTCCGGAGCGAAAAGATCGAGATGCTGGTCGTCGTCCCGCTGTTTCTTGCAAAGGGCGTCCACATCAACCAGGACATCCCCGAGATCCTCGGCCTCCCGAAAGGAGAGCGGCGCGGCACGTTCCAGCTGAACGGGAAGGCGGTGCCGCTCGTCTACGCGAACCCGATCGGCAGCGACCCGCTCCTTGCCGAACTGATGCTGAAGAATGCGTCCGACGCGATCGCCGAACTGAAATCCTGA
- the uvsE gene encoding UV DNA damage repair endonuclease UvsE, translating into MKIGYPCINRSIGCSSGRTFRLSSYSGERLEETVRENLRCLGEILRFNRRACLLFFRIGSGLVPFASHPVCTADWQEAFAEGFRGIGRFIREHDMRVSMHPDQFVVINAKDPDIVGRSVAELRYHAALLDAMHLDETAKIQIHVGGVYGDPESAMERFCTEYSRLDGSILRRLVVENDDSQYTLADCLRIHEETGIPVLFDVFHHTVNPSGAGVAEAVELSGATWRPRDGVPMVDYSTPMPGGRKGRHAESLDAADFERFLAGTAPADMDIMLEIKDKEKSALAAVGIARRDGRFRLPRER; encoded by the coding sequence ATGAAGATCGGCTACCCGTGCATCAACCGGAGCATCGGCTGCTCCTCCGGCCGCACGTTCCGGCTCTCCTCCTACTCCGGCGAACGGCTGGAGGAGACCGTCCGGGAGAACCTCAGGTGTCTCGGAGAGATCCTCCGTTTCAACCGGAGAGCGTGCCTCCTCTTCTTCCGGATCGGCTCCGGCCTCGTGCCGTTCGCATCGCACCCGGTCTGCACCGCCGACTGGCAGGAGGCCTTCGCGGAGGGGTTTCGCGGTATCGGCCGGTTCATTCGCGAGCACGATATGCGAGTCTCCATGCACCCCGACCAGTTCGTCGTCATCAACGCAAAAGACCCCGATATCGTCGGACGGAGCGTCGCGGAACTCCGCTACCACGCCGCCCTTCTCGACGCGATGCACCTCGACGAGACCGCGAAGATCCAGATCCACGTCGGCGGGGTCTACGGCGACCCGGAATCCGCCATGGAACGGTTCTGCACGGAGTATTCCCGGCTCGACGGGAGCATCCTCCGCCGGTTGGTCGTCGAGAACGACGACTCGCAGTACACCCTGGCCGACTGCCTCCGCATCCACGAGGAGACCGGTATCCCGGTGCTCTTCGACGTCTTCCACCACACTGTCAACCCCTCCGGCGCCGGGGTGGCCGAAGCGGTCGAACTCTCCGGCGCGACCTGGCGGCCCCGCGACGGCGTCCCGATGGTCGATTACAGTACCCCGATGCCCGGCGGACGGAAGGGGCGGCACGCGGAGAGCCTTGATGCTGCCGACTTCGAGCGGTTCCTCGCCGGGACCGCACCGGCCGACATGGACATCATGCTCGAGATCAAGGATAAGGAGAAGAGCGCTCTTGCCGCCGTCGGGATCGCCCGCCGGGACGGGCGGTTCCGCCTGCCGCGAGAGCGGTAG
- a CDS encoding fasciclin domain-containing protein: MAKIFDTLQNDGRFGRLTEIIRTLGEDKTLQGEGPMTFFAPVDSAWDAIPEPNRSMILNDKQMLSHLIDFFTIGNHKCTLEALLKRNVVQTVEGNNIMVRKTDRGTQVDEAVVLEGDLEAENGIIHVLDSVPFATLAQAEQAYLSTNV; the protein is encoded by the coding sequence ATGGCGAAGATCTTTGATACATTGCAGAACGACGGCAGGTTCGGCCGGCTGACCGAGATTATCCGGACCCTCGGCGAGGATAAGACGCTGCAGGGCGAAGGGCCGATGACGTTCTTTGCCCCGGTCGACTCGGCATGGGACGCGATCCCCGAGCCGAACCGGTCGATGATCTTAAACGACAAGCAGATGCTCTCGCACCTGATCGACTTCTTCACGATCGGCAATCACAAGTGCACGCTTGAGGCGCTCCTCAAAAGGAACGTCGTGCAGACCGTCGAAGGAAACAACATCATGGTCAGGAAGACCGATCGGGGTACGCAGGTGGACGAGGCCGTCGTGCTTGAGGGAGACCTCGAGGCGGAGAACGGCATCATCCATGTCCTCGACAGCGTCCCCTTTGCGACGCTTGCGCAGGCCGAACAGGCCTACCTGTCGACGAACGTTTGA